Genomic DNA from Alkalihalobacterium alkalinitrilicum:
GCACCTGAATGATGTAGGAAATAATCTCCAACTTAATAGAGGGCGGGCTTTTCGTTATAATAAATCGTGGATAAAAGTTAAATTTGGTTTTAAAATTAGAAAACCAATATGTATTGGAGGCATATTCATGGCAAATGACTGTCCTTTTTGCAAGTCAGAGAACATCTTATTAGCTAATGAATTAGCTTTTGCGATTTTTGATAAATATCCAGTAAATCAAGGCCATATACTCGTTATCCCGAAACGACATGTGAGTGACTTCTTTTATACAACTAGTGCTGAGCGCGAAGCCATCAATGAACTGCTTGAAGATGGACGAGTATTATTAGAAGAAAAGTTTCAACCCGATGGCTACAATATTGGCATCAATTGTGGCGAAACGGCGGGACAAACGATTTTTCATGTCCATGTTCATCTCATTCCTCGCTACGATGGAGATATGGACAATCCTCGTGGTGGCGTACGCGGGGTGGTTCCAGAAAAGAGAATGTATGAATAAAAGGTAAAATTAAAGCCACATCGCACAGATCATATGTTGCGTTGTGTTTTTTTTGTGCCATCTCATCGGTTCCATTAACGATATAAGGAGGAAGTGACAAACTTCTATTTATTTGGCAACCAATTGGCCGTAATCCCCTCACTGATGGAAGTTTCACTTCATGTGCTTACGACTTCACTTTCGACAAATGTAAACAAAAGTTGATCTTAAGTTTATATTCATAGATTAAGATAAAAAACGAATGACATGAAGGGGGTTTATTTGTGAAAAAACTGTTATATCCAATTACCGATTGGGTTTCAACAAAACGTGGAATGTGGATTACGATCATCGCTTGGTTTGTGCTGATGCTTGCTTTAAGTGCTGGCCCCATGCTAGGCGATTATAAGGTCACAAATTTCCAAGCGCTTCCCGATGAAGCTCAATCGATGATCGCTGAGAAAAAGACGGAAGAACTATTTCCGAATGAGCAAGGAACACCAGGTATTCTTGTTTTCCATAAAGAAACGGGAGACATCAATACCAAAGGTGTTGAGCAAATTTTGAACGGGATCAAAGCGGAAGAGATCGAAGGAATCGAAACGATTTTAGATATTAGTAAACTTTCACCTCAGGCTTTAGCTTCCTTTATTTCTGAAGATGGTTCAACGATGATTGTCCCGATGGAATTAGAAATGGATCTAGGAAACAGTGAATATGCTGAGATCAATGACAGGGTGTTTGAGATTGGAACAGAGATTGCTGATTCGCTTGAAAGTACAGCCTTTTATATTACGGGGCCTGCAGGGGTTGCAGGTGATACGGTCAAGCTGTTTGAGCAAGCCGATTTTGTTCTTCTTTTTGCAACGATTGTTATTATTTTACTATTACTGATCGTTATTTATCGCTCACCGTTACTCGCATTCATACCACTGCTTGCGACGGTGATTGTATACCAAGTCGTCATTCAAAGTGTGGTGTTACTTGGCGCAGGTGGTTTAGAAATCAACAATTCAACCACTTCTATCATGAGCATTTTACTTTTTGCGGCTGTCATCGATTATTCACTATTTGTGTTTTCCCGTTATCGTGAAGAACTTAACAAATGTGAAAGCAAATATGATGCGATGAAACATGCGATGCGAGCTACTGGCGAACCGGTCTTTTTTGCTGGAGGAACCGTTTTAGCCGCGATGCTTATTTTATTCTTTGCGAATTTCCGTGAATATCAAAACTTTGCACCGATCTTTGGTGTGGCGTTATTCTTTATTATGTTAGCATCAATCACGTTAGTTCCTGCGTTATTTACGTTATTTGGTCGTAAAGCATTTTGGCCGAAAATTCCGAAATACGGCGAGGAACAAGAAGTGAAACACGGAATCTGGGGTCCAATTGCACGGTTTGTTGTTAACAAGCCTGGGTTCTCTGGAGGAATCGTTGCGATTTTTCTATTGATTACCGCTTTGAATGTGTTTAATCTCGATTTTGAATATGACACGGTTAAAAAATTCCCTGAGGATTTACCATCTCGTGTCGGATACGAAATTGTGGAGGCCAGATATGACAAAGGGGAACTGGCACCGACGACAATGCTCATTGTAAGTGATAAAGCGTTAACTGAAAACAACACGTCAGATATCATCAAGGAATGGACTGCTTTTGACGAAGTCGCATCGGTTCGAATGTCTGCGCAAACCGAGGATGCAAAGGCATTGAAGCTGAGTGTTGCGTTATCAATCAATCCATATTCGAATGAAGCGATTCAATTTATGGATCAATTACGTGAAAAGTCACCAGTGCTATTAGAGCAGCTTTCGATAGCTGGAGAAGCTCATTATAGTGGCGTGACAGCCAAGCTTGTTGATGAGCGTGATGTGAATAATCGAGATATCATTCTTATTGTGATCTTAGAAACGATCCTCATTTTAGCTCTGTTATTTGCGCTTACTCGTTCGCTTAAGATGTCTAGTTATATGATGGGGACGATTTTGGTTTCGTATGTATCGGCTCTAGGTCTAGGGATTTTCCTAGTAGATGTCTTGTTTGGATTTGAGGCATTGAGTACCCGTGTACCTTTGTATGCCTTCATTTTCTTAGTAGCATTAGGAGTCGATTACAATATCATCCTCGTGTCGCGATTTATAGAAGAGAGGAAAACAAAGCGAGTAAAAGAAGCTCTTGAAGTTGCGATCCGCAATACTGGTGGGGTGATTTCATCCGCTGGTGTGATCTTAGCGGCAACTTTTGCTGTGTTAACAACGATGCCGATCGCTGATTTGTTCGTATTCGGATTTATCGTGTCGATCGGGATTCTCATCGATACATTCCTAGTGCGCGGCATGCTTCTTCCATCTTTGATCTTATTATTTGAAAAAGAAAAGCAAACCTCTCATAATCAATAATAATTCGACTACAAAGGAATTTCCTTTGTAGTCTACCTGTTTAGGAGGTTAGACCATGAGAATTCTCGTTGTAGATGACGATGTGTATATACAACAACTTGTTTCAATCCATTTAAGTCGAGAAGGCTATCAAGTATTTACAGCTAATCACGGGGAAGAAGCGTTATCTCTTTTGGAAGATAAAACCGTCGACATAGCGATAGTGGATGTGATGATGCCCAAGATGGACGGTTTTGAATTGACGAAAATCTTATCA
This window encodes:
- a CDS encoding HIT family protein; translation: MANDCPFCKSENILLANELAFAIFDKYPVNQGHILVIPKRHVSDFFYTTSAEREAINELLEDGRVLLEEKFQPDGYNIGINCGETAGQTIFHVHVHLIPRYDGDMDNPRGGVRGVVPEKRMYE
- a CDS encoding MMPL family transporter, whose translation is MKKLLYPITDWVSTKRGMWITIIAWFVLMLALSAGPMLGDYKVTNFQALPDEAQSMIAEKKTEELFPNEQGTPGILVFHKETGDINTKGVEQILNGIKAEEIEGIETILDISKLSPQALASFISEDGSTMIVPMELEMDLGNSEYAEINDRVFEIGTEIADSLESTAFYITGPAGVAGDTVKLFEQADFVLLFATIVIILLLLIVIYRSPLLAFIPLLATVIVYQVVIQSVVLLGAGGLEINNSTTSIMSILLFAAVIDYSLFVFSRYREELNKCESKYDAMKHAMRATGEPVFFAGGTVLAAMLILFFANFREYQNFAPIFGVALFFIMLASITLVPALFTLFGRKAFWPKIPKYGEEQEVKHGIWGPIARFVVNKPGFSGGIVAIFLLITALNVFNLDFEYDTVKKFPEDLPSRVGYEIVEARYDKGELAPTTMLIVSDKALTENNTSDIIKEWTAFDEVASVRMSAQTEDAKALKLSVALSINPYSNEAIQFMDQLREKSPVLLEQLSIAGEAHYSGVTAKLVDERDVNNRDIILIVILETILILALLFALTRSLKMSSYMMGTILVSYVSALGLGIFLVDVLFGFEALSTRVPLYAFIFLVALGVDYNIILVSRFIEERKTKRVKEALEVAIRNTGGVISSAGVILAATFAVLTTMPIADLFVFGFIVSIGILIDTFLVRGMLLPSLILLFEKEKQTSHNQ